The Lycium barbarum isolate Lr01 chromosome 12, ASM1917538v2, whole genome shotgun sequence genome includes a region encoding these proteins:
- the LOC132625131 gene encoding rust resistance kinase Lr10-like isoform X2, whose translation MCRGTILLKYFKILYLILVILLQIFQTCSARKSKHHCPPYCPPSACGHIRNISYAFPLKTDRRDSGFLSFKLACEGNQTVISILSKKLYVQAINYDNRTLRLVDPTLQTQDICSLRPWLPFPLYDRIFESSYYYTNGSLKRVAEPMFKFNCPFAINSTSTFGCILRGHTFLKIGEMNASEVIDGCRAEFIGLTSWPNIEGDNNISLSDFHQAISYGFELRYMGRTSVIEWISLYSTAKFVIGLPFIIAFLVFKFKRRHLSMYDTIEGFLQTQNNFMPIRYNYSNIKRMTRGFKQKLGEGGYGSVYKGKLRSGRDVAVKMLSKPKTGGQDFMNEVATIGRIHHVNVVGLVGYCVERTKRGLVYDFMPNGSLDKYISKEGSPLLSWQRQYDIVLGVARGIEYLHRGCDVRILHFDIKPHNILLDENFIPKISDFGLAKLYPTDNSIVTLTAARGTIGYVAPELISRSIGAISYKADVYSFGMLLMEMLDLKRNVVADEDNSSQYFPSWVYDKLNKGKEIVVDEEANDDEKKMARKMTLVALWCIQTNPVQRPSMSKVVEMLEGEVVVLEVPPQPLQSQPIALFHQMESSTTFSSDSMALLENSVDNLVELNMS comes from the exons ATGTGTAGGGGAACCATTCTGCTAAAATATTTCAAAATACTATACCTAATCCTTGTCATCCTTCTGCAGATTTTTCAAACATGCAGTGCTAGGAAGAGCAAACACCATTGTCCACCCTATTGTCCCCCTTCTGCTTGTGGTCATATCCGTAATATAAGTTACGCTTTCCCCTTAAAGACCGATCGAAGAGATTCCGGTTTTCTATCATTTAAATTAGCTTGTGAAGGTAACCAAACGGTTATATCGATACTCTCCAAGAAGTTGTATGTGCAAGCCATCAACTATGATAACCGGACACTTCGCCTGGTAGATCCAACTTTACAAACACAAGATATATGCTCTCTGAGACCTTGGCTTCCCTTCCCACTATACGATAGAATATTTGAGTCATCATATTATTATACCAATGGATCTCTTAAAAGAGTAGCAGAAcctatgttcaagttcaactgtcCATTTGCGATTAATAGTACTTCTACATTTGGCTGCATATTAAGGGGACACACTTTCTTAAAGATTGGAGAAATGAATGCATCTGAAGTCATTGATGGATGCAGGGCAGAATTTATAGGGCTGACCTCTTGGCCTAATATTGAAGGTGACAACAACATTTCCCTTTCTGATTTTCATCAAGCAATCAGCTATGGCTTTGAGCTCCGTTATATGGGAAGGACAA GTGTTATTGAATGGATTTCAT TGTATTCGACAGCAAAATTTGTAATCGGCCTTCCATTCATAATTGCATTTTTGGTGTTCAAATTCAAAAGGAGGCATTTATCAATGTACGATACGATTGAAGGCTTTTTGCAAACACAAAATAATTTCATGCCAATCAGATATAATTACTCCAACATAAAGAGAATGACCAGAGGGTTCAAACAAAAATTAGGCGAGGGAGGCTATGGCAGTGTATATAAAGGAAAGCTTCGAAGTGGAAGAGATGTAGCAGTGAAGATGTTGAGCAAGCCTAAAACTGGTGGTCAAGATTTCATGAATGAAGTAGCTACCATTGGAAGGATTCATCATGTCAATGTTGTCGGACTCGTAGGGTATTGTGTTGAGAGAACAAAGCGTGGTCTTGTATACGACTTCATGCCCAATGGATCACTTGATAAGTACATTAGTAAAGAAGGAAGTCCTCTGTTAAGTTGGCAGAGGCAGTATGACATTGTTCTTGGAGTGGCTCGAGGAATCGAATATTTGCATCGAGGTTGTGACGTACGAATTTTGCACTTTGACATCAAGCCACACAACATTCTTCTGGATGAGAATTTCATTCCAAAGATTTCTGACTTTGGGCTTGCGAAATTATATCCAACAGATAATAGCATTGTGACTCTCACAGCTGCTCGTGGAACGATTGGATACGTAGCTCCTGAGTTGATTAGTAGGAGCATTGGAGCAATCTCTTATAAAGCTGATGTTTATAGTTTTGGAATGCTGCTAATGGAAATGCTCGACTTGAAAAGAAATGTAGTTGCAGATGAAGACAATTCCAGCCAGTATTTTCCTTCTTGGGTTTATGATAAGTTGAACAAGGGCAAGGAGATAGTGGTGGATGAAGAAGCAAATGATGATGAAAAGAAGATGGCTAGAAAGATGACTTTAGTTGCGTTATGGTGCATACAAACAAATCCGGTACAACGCCCTTCAATGAGTAAAGTAGTAGAAATGCTTGAAGGTGAAGTTGTAGTGCTAGAAGTACCTCCTCAGCCTCTTCAATCTCAACCAATTGCTTTGTTTCATCAGATGGAAAGTTCCACGACGTTTTCTTCTGATTCAATGGCTTTGTTAGAAAATTCTGTTGATAATCTCGTTGAATTAAATATGTCATGA
- the LOC132625131 gene encoding rust resistance kinase Lr10-like isoform X4 produces MDFMDHEKISTLYSTAKFVIGLPFIIAFLVFKFKRRHLSMYDTIEGFLQTQNNFMPIRYNYSNIKRMTRGFKQKLGEGGYGSVYKGKLRSGRDVAVKMLSKPKTGGQDFMNEVATIGRIHHVNVVGLVGYCVERTKRGLVYDFMPNGSLDKYISKEGSPLLSWQRQYDIVLGVARGIEYLHRGCDVRILHFDIKPHNILLDENFIPKISDFGLAKLYPTDNSIVTLTAARGTIGYVAPELISRSIGAISYKADVYSFGMLLMEMLDLKRNVVADEDNSSQYFPSWVYDKLNKGKEIVVDEEANDDEKKMARKMTLVALWCIQTNPVQRPSMSKVVEMLEGEVVVLEVPPQPLQSQPIALFHQMESSTTFSSDSMALLENSVDNLVELNMS; encoded by the exons ATGGATTTCAT GGATCATGAGAAGATATCTACCT TGTATTCGACAGCAAAATTTGTAATCGGCCTTCCATTCATAATTGCATTTTTGGTGTTCAAATTCAAAAGGAGGCATTTATCAATGTACGATACGATTGAAGGCTTTTTGCAAACACAAAATAATTTCATGCCAATCAGATATAATTACTCCAACATAAAGAGAATGACCAGAGGGTTCAAACAAAAATTAGGCGAGGGAGGCTATGGCAGTGTATATAAAGGAAAGCTTCGAAGTGGAAGAGATGTAGCAGTGAAGATGTTGAGCAAGCCTAAAACTGGTGGTCAAGATTTCATGAATGAAGTAGCTACCATTGGAAGGATTCATCATGTCAATGTTGTCGGACTCGTAGGGTATTGTGTTGAGAGAACAAAGCGTGGTCTTGTATACGACTTCATGCCCAATGGATCACTTGATAAGTACATTAGTAAAGAAGGAAGTCCTCTGTTAAGTTGGCAGAGGCAGTATGACATTGTTCTTGGAGTGGCTCGAGGAATCGAATATTTGCATCGAGGTTGTGACGTACGAATTTTGCACTTTGACATCAAGCCACACAACATTCTTCTGGATGAGAATTTCATTCCAAAGATTTCTGACTTTGGGCTTGCGAAATTATATCCAACAGATAATAGCATTGTGACTCTCACAGCTGCTCGTGGAACGATTGGATACGTAGCTCCTGAGTTGATTAGTAGGAGCATTGGAGCAATCTCTTATAAAGCTGATGTTTATAGTTTTGGAATGCTGCTAATGGAAATGCTCGACTTGAAAAGAAATGTAGTTGCAGATGAAGACAATTCCAGCCAGTATTTTCCTTCTTGGGTTTATGATAAGTTGAACAAGGGCAAGGAGATAGTGGTGGATGAAGAAGCAAATGATGATGAAAAGAAGATGGCTAGAAAGATGACTTTAGTTGCGTTATGGTGCATACAAACAAATCCGGTACAACGCCCTTCAATGAGTAAAGTAGTAGAAATGCTTGAAGGTGAAGTTGTAGTGCTAGAAGTACCTCCTCAGCCTCTTCAATCTCAACCAATTGCTTTGTTTCATCAGATGGAAAGTTCCACGACGTTTTCTTCTGATTCAATGGCTTTGTTAGAAAATTCTGTTGATAATCTCGTTGAATTAAATATGTCATGA
- the LOC132625132 gene encoding rust resistance kinase Lr10-like isoform X1 — translation MSKSLIRVLEMSILFFLVFCPLLSLGDRLEGCEDSRCKTDGPIIHFPFRLSHQQKHCGYPGFELRCNSKNDTILELPSSVHLVVEEIDYVSRQVHLFDPNGCIAAKLPSMNLSESYLKYVEDPTVLFNCSEPFTRDYGGYVVPFTRDYDGYLVPCLGSSGYQVHAVSSTTNLDDFLSGPCTKIHQYPYSQSTFGDNKLQLNWPIPLCGNCESKGMDCGFKDRTKLLETHCFNRIMTQKVGITKQPLVAGVILGAAFVGIIVFSLYQLYLTSKNERESRVRLERFLEDYKAIRPTRYSYADVKKITEDFNEKLGEGSYGTVYKGRLSSEIYVAVKVLRDSTGKGEEFINEIGTIGTIHHVNVVRLVGFCADGYRRALIYEYLPNDSLERFILPVSSSSDGVSVISWNKLQYIALGTARGIEYLHQGCDQQILHFDIKPQNILLDHNLNPKICDFGLAKLCSKEKSAVTMTAARGTIGYIAPEVLSRNFGKVSHKSDIYSFGMLLLEMVGGRTKMVPKTNNQSKVNSLEWIYRHLENREELKIRLEEEGDGAILRKLAIVALWCIQWHPIDRPSIKEVTQMLEGDGSHLNLSPNPFMATDMPKLNASPHSDELDVILEIE, via the exons ATGAGTAAATCTCTAATTAGAGTTTTAGAAATGTCCATCTTATTTTTCTTAGTATTTTGTCCATTGCTTAGTCTAGGAGACAGACTAGAGGGTTGTGAGGATTCTAGGTGCAAAACTGATGGTCCCATCATTCATTTCCCATTCAGACTCAGTCATCAACAAAAACATTGTGGGTATCCTGGCTTTGAACTACGATGTAACAGTAAAAACGATACCATCCTCGAGCTTCCCTCGTCTGTTCACTTAGTTGTTGAGGAAATTGATTATGTCTCGCGGCAAGTTCACCTTTTCGATCCTAATGGGTGCATAGCAGCCAAGCTGCCAAGTATGAATTTATCAGAATCTTATTTAAAATATGTTGAAGATCCCACAGTCCTATTCAATTGTTCTGAACCATTCACAAGAGATTATGGTGGTTACGTGGTTCCATTCACAAGAGATTATGATGGTTACTTGGTTCCATGTCTTGGTTCTTCTGGTTACCAAGTACATGCTGTTTCTTCGACTACTAACCTCGACGACTTCTTGTCTGGGCCTTGCACAAAAATTCATCAGTACCCATACTCACAGTCAACATTTGGTGACAACAAGCTGCAGCTGAATTGGCCTATACCACTCTGTGGGAACTGCGAGTCCAAAGGAATGGATTGTGGTTTCAAGGATAGAACCAAGCTATTGGAAACTCATTGTTTTAATCGAATTATGACCCAAAAAG TAGGTATTACTAAGCAGCCCTTGGTTGCAG GTGTCATTTTAGGTGCAGCTTTTGTTGGCATTATTGTTTTCTCACTTTATCAGCTATatttgacaagtaaaaatgaaagaGAGAGTCGAGTTAGACTTGAAAGGTTTTTGGAAGACTACAAGGCCATCAGACCAACTAGATATTCTTATGCTGATGTCAAGAAGATAACAGAAGATTTCAATGAGAAGTTAGGAGAAGGAAGTTATGGAACTGTTTACAAAGGCAGACTTTCCAGTGAAATCTATGTTGCAGTAAAAGTCCTACGCGATTCCACGGGTAAAGGGGAAGAATTTATCAATGAAATCGGAACAATTGGGACAATCCACCATGTTAACGTGGTCCGCTTGGTTGGTTTTTGCGCTGATGGATACAGACGAGCTTTGATCTACGAATACCTACCAAATGATTCACTTGAAAGGTTCATTTTGCCAGTGAGCTCGAGCTCCGATGGTGTCTCAGTAATCAGCTGGAACAAGCTTCAATATATTGCTCTTGGCACTGCAAGAGGGATTGAGTATCTTCACCAGGGATGTGATCAGCAAATCCTCCATTTCGATATCAAGCCACAAAACATCCTTTTAGACCACAACTTGAACCCAAAAATATGTGATTTTGGCCTAGCCAAGCTGTGTTCAAAAGAAAAAAGTGCAGTCACTATGACTGCTGCTAGGGGAACCATTGGCTACATTGCACCAGAAGTTTTATCAAGAAACTTTGGTAAAGTTTCTCATAAGTCTGATATTTATAGCTTTGGAATGCTCTTGTTAGAAATGGTTGGCGGTAGGACGAAGATGGTTCCTAAGACGAATAACCAAAGCAAAGTGAATTCATTGGAATGGATTTATAGACATTTGGAGAATCGGGAAGAATTGAAGATTCGTCTAGAGGAAGAAGGGGATGGTGCAATTCTGAGAAAGTTAGCTATTGTTGCACTTTGGTGCATTCAGTGGCATCCAATTGATAGGCCTTCAATAAAAGAAGTTACTCAGATGCTGGAAGGAGATGGGAGCCATCTCAACTTGTCCCCGAATCCTTTTATGGCTACTGATATGCCTAAGTTAAATGCAAGTCCTCATAGTGATGAACTAGACGTGATATTAGAAATTGAATAA
- the LOC132625131 gene encoding rust resistance kinase Lr10-like isoform X3: MCRGTILLKYFKILYLILVILLQIFQTCSARKSKHHCPPYCPPSACGHIRNISYAFPLKTDRRDSGFLSFKLACEGNQTVISILSKKLYVQAINYDNRTLRLVDPTLQTQDICSLRPWLPFPLYDRIFESSYYYTNGSLKRVAEPMFKFNCPFAINSTSTFGCILRGHTFLKIGEMNASEVIDGCRAEFIGLTSWPNIEGDNNISLSDFHQAISYGFELRYMGRTMYSTAKFVIGLPFIIAFLVFKFKRRHLSMYDTIEGFLQTQNNFMPIRYNYSNIKRMTRGFKQKLGEGGYGSVYKGKLRSGRDVAVKMLSKPKTGGQDFMNEVATIGRIHHVNVVGLVGYCVERTKRGLVYDFMPNGSLDKYISKEGSPLLSWQRQYDIVLGVARGIEYLHRGCDVRILHFDIKPHNILLDENFIPKISDFGLAKLYPTDNSIVTLTAARGTIGYVAPELISRSIGAISYKADVYSFGMLLMEMLDLKRNVVADEDNSSQYFPSWVYDKLNKGKEIVVDEEANDDEKKMARKMTLVALWCIQTNPVQRPSMSKVVEMLEGEVVVLEVPPQPLQSQPIALFHQMESSTTFSSDSMALLENSVDNLVELNMS; encoded by the exons ATGTGTAGGGGAACCATTCTGCTAAAATATTTCAAAATACTATACCTAATCCTTGTCATCCTTCTGCAGATTTTTCAAACATGCAGTGCTAGGAAGAGCAAACACCATTGTCCACCCTATTGTCCCCCTTCTGCTTGTGGTCATATCCGTAATATAAGTTACGCTTTCCCCTTAAAGACCGATCGAAGAGATTCCGGTTTTCTATCATTTAAATTAGCTTGTGAAGGTAACCAAACGGTTATATCGATACTCTCCAAGAAGTTGTATGTGCAAGCCATCAACTATGATAACCGGACACTTCGCCTGGTAGATCCAACTTTACAAACACAAGATATATGCTCTCTGAGACCTTGGCTTCCCTTCCCACTATACGATAGAATATTTGAGTCATCATATTATTATACCAATGGATCTCTTAAAAGAGTAGCAGAAcctatgttcaagttcaactgtcCATTTGCGATTAATAGTACTTCTACATTTGGCTGCATATTAAGGGGACACACTTTCTTAAAGATTGGAGAAATGAATGCATCTGAAGTCATTGATGGATGCAGGGCAGAATTTATAGGGCTGACCTCTTGGCCTAATATTGAAGGTGACAACAACATTTCCCTTTCTGATTTTCATCAAGCAATCAGCTATGGCTTTGAGCTCCGTTATATGGGAAGGACAA TGTATTCGACAGCAAAATTTGTAATCGGCCTTCCATTCATAATTGCATTTTTGGTGTTCAAATTCAAAAGGAGGCATTTATCAATGTACGATACGATTGAAGGCTTTTTGCAAACACAAAATAATTTCATGCCAATCAGATATAATTACTCCAACATAAAGAGAATGACCAGAGGGTTCAAACAAAAATTAGGCGAGGGAGGCTATGGCAGTGTATATAAAGGAAAGCTTCGAAGTGGAAGAGATGTAGCAGTGAAGATGTTGAGCAAGCCTAAAACTGGTGGTCAAGATTTCATGAATGAAGTAGCTACCATTGGAAGGATTCATCATGTCAATGTTGTCGGACTCGTAGGGTATTGTGTTGAGAGAACAAAGCGTGGTCTTGTATACGACTTCATGCCCAATGGATCACTTGATAAGTACATTAGTAAAGAAGGAAGTCCTCTGTTAAGTTGGCAGAGGCAGTATGACATTGTTCTTGGAGTGGCTCGAGGAATCGAATATTTGCATCGAGGTTGTGACGTACGAATTTTGCACTTTGACATCAAGCCACACAACATTCTTCTGGATGAGAATTTCATTCCAAAGATTTCTGACTTTGGGCTTGCGAAATTATATCCAACAGATAATAGCATTGTGACTCTCACAGCTGCTCGTGGAACGATTGGATACGTAGCTCCTGAGTTGATTAGTAGGAGCATTGGAGCAATCTCTTATAAAGCTGATGTTTATAGTTTTGGAATGCTGCTAATGGAAATGCTCGACTTGAAAAGAAATGTAGTTGCAGATGAAGACAATTCCAGCCAGTATTTTCCTTCTTGGGTTTATGATAAGTTGAACAAGGGCAAGGAGATAGTGGTGGATGAAGAAGCAAATGATGATGAAAAGAAGATGGCTAGAAAGATGACTTTAGTTGCGTTATGGTGCATACAAACAAATCCGGTACAACGCCCTTCAATGAGTAAAGTAGTAGAAATGCTTGAAGGTGAAGTTGTAGTGCTAGAAGTACCTCCTCAGCCTCTTCAATCTCAACCAATTGCTTTGTTTCATCAGATGGAAAGTTCCACGACGTTTTCTTCTGATTCAATGGCTTTGTTAGAAAATTCTGTTGATAATCTCGTTGAATTAAATATGTCATGA
- the LOC132625131 gene encoding rust resistance kinase Lr10-like isoform X1, with protein sequence MCRGTILLKYFKILYLILVILLQIFQTCSARKSKHHCPPYCPPSACGHIRNISYAFPLKTDRRDSGFLSFKLACEGNQTVISILSKKLYVQAINYDNRTLRLVDPTLQTQDICSLRPWLPFPLYDRIFESSYYYTNGSLKRVAEPMFKFNCPFAINSTSTFGCILRGHTFLKIGEMNASEVIDGCRAEFIGLTSWPNIEGDNNISLSDFHQAISYGFELRYMGRTSVIEWISWIMRRYLPVSFIMYSTAKFVIGLPFIIAFLVFKFKRRHLSMYDTIEGFLQTQNNFMPIRYNYSNIKRMTRGFKQKLGEGGYGSVYKGKLRSGRDVAVKMLSKPKTGGQDFMNEVATIGRIHHVNVVGLVGYCVERTKRGLVYDFMPNGSLDKYISKEGSPLLSWQRQYDIVLGVARGIEYLHRGCDVRILHFDIKPHNILLDENFIPKISDFGLAKLYPTDNSIVTLTAARGTIGYVAPELISRSIGAISYKADVYSFGMLLMEMLDLKRNVVADEDNSSQYFPSWVYDKLNKGKEIVVDEEANDDEKKMARKMTLVALWCIQTNPVQRPSMSKVVEMLEGEVVVLEVPPQPLQSQPIALFHQMESSTTFSSDSMALLENSVDNLVELNMS encoded by the exons ATGTGTAGGGGAACCATTCTGCTAAAATATTTCAAAATACTATACCTAATCCTTGTCATCCTTCTGCAGATTTTTCAAACATGCAGTGCTAGGAAGAGCAAACACCATTGTCCACCCTATTGTCCCCCTTCTGCTTGTGGTCATATCCGTAATATAAGTTACGCTTTCCCCTTAAAGACCGATCGAAGAGATTCCGGTTTTCTATCATTTAAATTAGCTTGTGAAGGTAACCAAACGGTTATATCGATACTCTCCAAGAAGTTGTATGTGCAAGCCATCAACTATGATAACCGGACACTTCGCCTGGTAGATCCAACTTTACAAACACAAGATATATGCTCTCTGAGACCTTGGCTTCCCTTCCCACTATACGATAGAATATTTGAGTCATCATATTATTATACCAATGGATCTCTTAAAAGAGTAGCAGAAcctatgttcaagttcaactgtcCATTTGCGATTAATAGTACTTCTACATTTGGCTGCATATTAAGGGGACACACTTTCTTAAAGATTGGAGAAATGAATGCATCTGAAGTCATTGATGGATGCAGGGCAGAATTTATAGGGCTGACCTCTTGGCCTAATATTGAAGGTGACAACAACATTTCCCTTTCTGATTTTCATCAAGCAATCAGCTATGGCTTTGAGCTCCGTTATATGGGAAGGACAA GTGTTATTGAATGGATTTCAT GGATCATGAGAAGATATCTACCTGTGAGTTTCATAA TGTATTCGACAGCAAAATTTGTAATCGGCCTTCCATTCATAATTGCATTTTTGGTGTTCAAATTCAAAAGGAGGCATTTATCAATGTACGATACGATTGAAGGCTTTTTGCAAACACAAAATAATTTCATGCCAATCAGATATAATTACTCCAACATAAAGAGAATGACCAGAGGGTTCAAACAAAAATTAGGCGAGGGAGGCTATGGCAGTGTATATAAAGGAAAGCTTCGAAGTGGAAGAGATGTAGCAGTGAAGATGTTGAGCAAGCCTAAAACTGGTGGTCAAGATTTCATGAATGAAGTAGCTACCATTGGAAGGATTCATCATGTCAATGTTGTCGGACTCGTAGGGTATTGTGTTGAGAGAACAAAGCGTGGTCTTGTATACGACTTCATGCCCAATGGATCACTTGATAAGTACATTAGTAAAGAAGGAAGTCCTCTGTTAAGTTGGCAGAGGCAGTATGACATTGTTCTTGGAGTGGCTCGAGGAATCGAATATTTGCATCGAGGTTGTGACGTACGAATTTTGCACTTTGACATCAAGCCACACAACATTCTTCTGGATGAGAATTTCATTCCAAAGATTTCTGACTTTGGGCTTGCGAAATTATATCCAACAGATAATAGCATTGTGACTCTCACAGCTGCTCGTGGAACGATTGGATACGTAGCTCCTGAGTTGATTAGTAGGAGCATTGGAGCAATCTCTTATAAAGCTGATGTTTATAGTTTTGGAATGCTGCTAATGGAAATGCTCGACTTGAAAAGAAATGTAGTTGCAGATGAAGACAATTCCAGCCAGTATTTTCCTTCTTGGGTTTATGATAAGTTGAACAAGGGCAAGGAGATAGTGGTGGATGAAGAAGCAAATGATGATGAAAAGAAGATGGCTAGAAAGATGACTTTAGTTGCGTTATGGTGCATACAAACAAATCCGGTACAACGCCCTTCAATGAGTAAAGTAGTAGAAATGCTTGAAGGTGAAGTTGTAGTGCTAGAAGTACCTCCTCAGCCTCTTCAATCTCAACCAATTGCTTTGTTTCATCAGATGGAAAGTTCCACGACGTTTTCTTCTGATTCAATGGCTTTGTTAGAAAATTCTGTTGATAATCTCGTTGAATTAAATATGTCATGA
- the LOC132625132 gene encoding rust resistance kinase Lr10-like isoform X2, producing MSKSLIRVLEMSILFFLVFCPLLSLGDRLEGCEDSRCKTDGPIIHFPFRLSHQQKHCGYPGFELRCNSKNDTILELPSSVHLVVEEIDYVSRQVHLFDPNGCIAAKLPSMNLSESYLKYVEDPTVLFNCSEPFTRDYGGYVVPFTRDYDGYLVPCLGSSGYQVHAVSSTTNLDDFLSGPCTKIHQYPYSQSTFGDNKLQLNWPIPLCGNCESKGMDCGFKDRTKLLETHCFNRIMTQKGITKQPLVAGVILGAAFVGIIVFSLYQLYLTSKNERESRVRLERFLEDYKAIRPTRYSYADVKKITEDFNEKLGEGSYGTVYKGRLSSEIYVAVKVLRDSTGKGEEFINEIGTIGTIHHVNVVRLVGFCADGYRRALIYEYLPNDSLERFILPVSSSSDGVSVISWNKLQYIALGTARGIEYLHQGCDQQILHFDIKPQNILLDHNLNPKICDFGLAKLCSKEKSAVTMTAARGTIGYIAPEVLSRNFGKVSHKSDIYSFGMLLLEMVGGRTKMVPKTNNQSKVNSLEWIYRHLENREELKIRLEEEGDGAILRKLAIVALWCIQWHPIDRPSIKEVTQMLEGDGSHLNLSPNPFMATDMPKLNASPHSDELDVILEIE from the exons ATGAGTAAATCTCTAATTAGAGTTTTAGAAATGTCCATCTTATTTTTCTTAGTATTTTGTCCATTGCTTAGTCTAGGAGACAGACTAGAGGGTTGTGAGGATTCTAGGTGCAAAACTGATGGTCCCATCATTCATTTCCCATTCAGACTCAGTCATCAACAAAAACATTGTGGGTATCCTGGCTTTGAACTACGATGTAACAGTAAAAACGATACCATCCTCGAGCTTCCCTCGTCTGTTCACTTAGTTGTTGAGGAAATTGATTATGTCTCGCGGCAAGTTCACCTTTTCGATCCTAATGGGTGCATAGCAGCCAAGCTGCCAAGTATGAATTTATCAGAATCTTATTTAAAATATGTTGAAGATCCCACAGTCCTATTCAATTGTTCTGAACCATTCACAAGAGATTATGGTGGTTACGTGGTTCCATTCACAAGAGATTATGATGGTTACTTGGTTCCATGTCTTGGTTCTTCTGGTTACCAAGTACATGCTGTTTCTTCGACTACTAACCTCGACGACTTCTTGTCTGGGCCTTGCACAAAAATTCATCAGTACCCATACTCACAGTCAACATTTGGTGACAACAAGCTGCAGCTGAATTGGCCTATACCACTCTGTGGGAACTGCGAGTCCAAAGGAATGGATTGTGGTTTCAAGGATAGAACCAAGCTATTGGAAACTCATTGTTTTAATCGAATTATGACCCAAAAAG GTATTACTAAGCAGCCCTTGGTTGCAG GTGTCATTTTAGGTGCAGCTTTTGTTGGCATTATTGTTTTCTCACTTTATCAGCTATatttgacaagtaaaaatgaaagaGAGAGTCGAGTTAGACTTGAAAGGTTTTTGGAAGACTACAAGGCCATCAGACCAACTAGATATTCTTATGCTGATGTCAAGAAGATAACAGAAGATTTCAATGAGAAGTTAGGAGAAGGAAGTTATGGAACTGTTTACAAAGGCAGACTTTCCAGTGAAATCTATGTTGCAGTAAAAGTCCTACGCGATTCCACGGGTAAAGGGGAAGAATTTATCAATGAAATCGGAACAATTGGGACAATCCACCATGTTAACGTGGTCCGCTTGGTTGGTTTTTGCGCTGATGGATACAGACGAGCTTTGATCTACGAATACCTACCAAATGATTCACTTGAAAGGTTCATTTTGCCAGTGAGCTCGAGCTCCGATGGTGTCTCAGTAATCAGCTGGAACAAGCTTCAATATATTGCTCTTGGCACTGCAAGAGGGATTGAGTATCTTCACCAGGGATGTGATCAGCAAATCCTCCATTTCGATATCAAGCCACAAAACATCCTTTTAGACCACAACTTGAACCCAAAAATATGTGATTTTGGCCTAGCCAAGCTGTGTTCAAAAGAAAAAAGTGCAGTCACTATGACTGCTGCTAGGGGAACCATTGGCTACATTGCACCAGAAGTTTTATCAAGAAACTTTGGTAAAGTTTCTCATAAGTCTGATATTTATAGCTTTGGAATGCTCTTGTTAGAAATGGTTGGCGGTAGGACGAAGATGGTTCCTAAGACGAATAACCAAAGCAAAGTGAATTCATTGGAATGGATTTATAGACATTTGGAGAATCGGGAAGAATTGAAGATTCGTCTAGAGGAAGAAGGGGATGGTGCAATTCTGAGAAAGTTAGCTATTGTTGCACTTTGGTGCATTCAGTGGCATCCAATTGATAGGCCTTCAATAAAAGAAGTTACTCAGATGCTGGAAGGAGATGGGAGCCATCTCAACTTGTCCCCGAATCCTTTTATGGCTACTGATATGCCTAAGTTAAATGCAAGTCCTCATAGTGATGAACTAGACGTGATATTAGAAATTGAATAA